The [Bacillus] selenitireducens MLS10 genome includes a region encoding these proteins:
- a CDS encoding class I SAM-dependent methyltransferase, whose amino-acid sequence MVDYTGERVIPKLMKPSDQLLLEHIARYDFAKPYVSGRVLDIACGSGYGTARLAKGRNKALETIIGADVDPEIIEFAHKEYYHPKMSFIVADGRAADLPDRLGTFDTVISFETIEHVSDDRQFFHNLISLLKPGGTLVLSTPIGRGRSIPSKSPFHYFELTEEEIRQLVSDGSPDIASSLLYFQNSVALEREKRPDVHYPIAVAVIQKK is encoded by the coding sequence ATGGTCGACTATACAGGTGAACGTGTGATTCCTAAGTTAATGAAACCATCTGACCAACTGCTCCTTGAGCATATTGCACGTTATGATTTTGCGAAACCTTATGTATCAGGGCGTGTCCTCGACATTGCCTGCGGGAGCGGTTACGGGACCGCAAGGCTTGCCAAAGGTAGAAATAAAGCACTCGAAACAATCATCGGTGCTGATGTCGATCCTGAGATTATCGAGTTTGCACACAAGGAATACTACCATCCAAAGATGTCGTTCATCGTCGCCGACGGACGCGCAGCTGATCTGCCGGATCGGCTGGGTACCTTTGATACCGTCATCTCTTTTGAAACGATTGAACATGTAAGCGATGACAGACAATTTTTTCACAACCTTATTTCACTCTTGAAGCCAGGAGGCACACTCGTCCTCTCGACACCGATCGGTCGAGGCAGATCCATCCCGTCAAAGTCCCCGTTCCACTATTTCGAACTGACAGAAGAAGAGATCCGGCAACTCGTATCAGACGGCTCCCCGGATATAGCGTCCTCTCTCCTGTATTTCCAAAACAGTGTCGCACTCGAACGGGAGAAACGTCCGGATGTGCATTATCCGATCGCTGTTGCCGTCATCCAAAAGAAGTAA
- a CDS encoding universal stress protein, whose amino-acid sequence MFSNIILAADGSEHSLRAAEKAIALGKLSKKPQIELLHVVSGATSKTDVLHHGDSDAASRKRRKQLDPIVERIERANIPVTVTTITASNSVPESIIKHVNEQNPDVLVLGSRGLSSVQTMVLGSVSHKVMKYVKAPVMMVK is encoded by the coding sequence ATGTTTTCAAACATTATTCTGGCCGCAGACGGATCTGAACACTCCCTGCGCGCAGCAGAGAAAGCCATTGCACTCGGCAAACTGTCCAAAAAACCGCAAATCGAACTGCTTCACGTCGTTTCCGGCGCTACGTCTAAAACCGATGTCTTGCATCACGGCGATTCCGATGCTGCCAGCCGAAAACGCCGCAAACAGCTTGATCCGATCGTGGAACGTATTGAACGAGCCAACATTCCGGTCACCGTTACGACCATTACCGCAAGCAACAGCGTCCCGGAATCCATTATTAAACATGTCAATGAGCAAAATCCCGATGTCCTTGTTCTCGGAAGCCGCGGTCTCAGTTCGGTCCAGACGATGGTTCTCGGAAGCGTCAGCCACAAAGTCATGAAATATGTCAAAGCGCCTGTGATGATGGTCAAATAA